The Rhodoluna lacicola genome includes the window AGTAGGTGCGGTAATTGTTCAGCGTTTCTTGACGAGCAATTTCTTCAGCATCGGCTGAATCGTATTGTCCACGCGAGAACTTAACGGTGTTTACCGCGGCAACAGTTAGGTTTTGAGTGTCCTCGGCTGAGGCAATTGCCTGAGCATCAGTTGTCGTGAAGCGCGACATTGCTGCCACATCTGGGTTATAGGCGTAGGCGGGAAGTGCAAAAGTGGCAAACAGGCCGGATGCAATTGACATGGTCACTGCATTCCTGAATGGGCGGCGCGCATAGAAAGGAACTTTTCGAGCTGCGCGGACTAGATAAGCTGACCCATTCGAAACTTCTGCAGACTGACCAGCAAAAAACTTAGCATCTGCCTTGGCCAACTTCTTGGCGCGACGACGCTGAGCGCGAGAAAGTCTTGCCTTCTCGGCTTCACGAATTGATCGGCGGCTGCGCAGTTCGAATGATTCGAAAACGTTGATTTCAACGTCTGCGCGGTACCTGCCTTTAGCTTTTTCTGCCAAAACTAGAACCTCCGGTTTTCGGTTAGCAACGACCCAAGTTTACCCCAGGCTTTCAATTCATGGACCATTTATAACGCCCGGATAACGAAAAACTGGCATTTGACCCCAAAACCACCCTGTTAACTGGGCTAGAGGCCAGTATTTGCCTAGGAAGCGCCAAGTAGACTGTGAATATGCCTGAAATCAAGATCCCCACCGAATTCCTGCCTGTCGACGGTCGCTTTGGCTGTGGCCCCTCAAAGGTCCGCCCAGCCCAATTAGCCGCCTTTGCCGCCGAGGGAGCCAAACTTATGGGCACCTCGCACCGCCAGGCACCGGTGAAAAACCTAGTAAAGCGGGTCCAAGAAGGGCTGATGGAACTTTTCCACAACCCAGCCGGCTACGAAATCGTGCTGGGCAACGGCGGATCCACGGCTTTTTGGGATGCCGCCGCTTTCTCAATGGTCGAGAAAAAGGCCCAGAACCTCGTTCACGGCGAGTTTGGCGCCAAATTTGCCAATTCGTTGACCAATCCTTGGCTTGAAAAGCCCACTGTAATAAGTGGTGAGCCTGGCTCTCGTCTTGAGCTCAAAGCTGAGGCCGGAGTTGATTCATACGCCTACGCACAAAATGAAACTTCAACCGGAGTTGTCACCCCGGTCAAGCGCGTTGCCGGAGCCGATGCCGGTGCTCTGATGTTCACCGATGCAACCTCAGCGGCAGGTGGAATTGACTTTGACGCCAAGGAAACCGATGTTTACTACTTCGCTCCGCAAAAAAACTTTGCATCTGACGGTGGCCTTTGGTTCGCACTGATGTCCCCCGCTGCGATTGAGCGCACGGAGCGTATTGCTGCCACCAATCGCTACATTCCAGAATTCCTAAGTGTAAAAACCGCGATTGATAACTCACGACTAAACCAGACCCTGAACACTCCGGCGATTGCCACGCTATTTTTCTTGGCGGAGCAAATTGATTGGATGATTGCTAACGGCGGTTTGGCTTGGGCTGACCAGCAGACTAAAGCTGCTTCAGACTATTTGTACTCATGGGCTGACGCCGCAAGCTTTGCAACTCCTTTTGTGAGCAACCCAGAGCACCGCTCGCAGGTTGTTGTGACTATTGATTTTGACGAAGCTATTCAGGCCACCGAAATCTCTAAAGTACTTCGCGCAAACGGAATCGTTGATGTTGACTCTTATCGAAAGCTTGGACGAAACCAGCTTCGCGTTGCCACTTTTACCGCGACCGATTTAGAAGATGTAAAGAAACTGACCAAAGCAATCGACTTTGTAGTTGGCGAGCTAGCGTAGGCTGAGGCCAATGAGGTTCTACGTAAAAGATTCCGAGCGAAAGCCAGATCCGGCACCGGTCAAAGCCAGTGCTCGCATGGCAATTATCGTGGGATTAATCCTGTGGGTTCTTGCCCTTGCCGCGTGCCTTCTTAATTTTGAAGCCCTTGCGGCGGCGCAAAAATCTTGGTGGCTTGCGACCTGTGTTTTCGGAATCATTCTCGGCGTCTTCGCCTTCTTCAAGGTCCGAAACCGCTGATTCCGATTCAGCAGGTTGCTCTGCTGATTGGATTTCTACCGATTCGGATTCCGAATCATTGGATTCAGATTCATCATCTTCGGCGTCAAGATCATCAGCGTCATCATCTTCAACATCTAGATCCGCGTCGTCATCAGATTCCTCAGCTTCTTCGGCCTCAAGCGCAGCCTGCTTTTCAAGTTCTAACTGCAACGCTTTGTAATCTGCCAGTCGCTCAGACCAGGGAACCCAATCGGGTGCCACCAAAGAATCAGGGCCAGGCATCAGCACTATTTCAGAAACGGTGGCCGGCTCATTTGAGTTGGCTTGAAAAATAGTTACAGACCAGCGCCAACCCACGTAGCCCTTTTGGTTGTTTTCAAAAAGGTAGCTGGCAACATTTTCACCCTCATCGATAACTTCGATGAAGTTACCGACCTTGCTCTTTGAGGTGGCCTCAATTAGAGCGATGCGGGCGAAGTCTTTTTGCTCGAGTGCCGGTGACTTAGGCATCTAGCTCGTCGGCCAATTTACGCAGAAGCGAAGCAATCTTTTTGCCGTTGGATGACTCTGGGTACTTGCCGTGCTTTAGTCCACCGCCTAGGTGGTCGAGCAAACGAATTAGATCTTCAACGATGATTGCCATTTCGTCGGCGGGCTTGCGGCCTCGCGCTGCCAGGCTCACTGGGGCGTCTAGAACACGAAGCGACATTGCCTGAGCGCCACGCTTGCCATCGACAACGCTGAACTCAACGCGGCTTCCTGGCTTGATTGAAGTTGTGCCAGCAGGCAGGGCGCTGATGTGTAGGAATACCTCGGCACCTTCGTCAGATGCGATAAAACCAAAACCCTTGTCTTCGTCGAAGAACTTGACTTTGCCGGTTGGCATGGAGACCTCTTTCGTATATCCAAGTTCTTATTTTACCCGTGAGATGAGCGGATTAGCCAAGGTATCCTATAAGGATGGCTAAACAGACGAAAAAACCGGTAAATAAATCCGCATCACGCCTTGAAAGCATCTTTGCCTACATGGCCGCTGGTCTTATTGGCACCTCAATCATTGCCATGCTTGCGGCGCTGATTATCGCGGCCACCGGCTGGGCAACCCCCGGTCTTGGCCAGCAACTGCTCCCTCCGATTCTGGTCTTCTATCCGCAATTTGGTCTGGTAGCTGGAGCCGCTTCAATCATCGGTTTGCTAATTACTAACATTCGCCGTCGCAACCGCGAGAACCGCGCCACCAACTAAACGAACGGTACTGGGGCATCATGAGCGAGTTGCTGAAAGTAGCCTCAGCCCTGCGACGCATGAGCGACGAATCGCTCGCAAACCTAATTACCGAACGCATGGTGAATTCATCGGGGTTGGTGGATTTTTTTGATCTCGCCGAAGCGTTGACCAAGCCCACTTCAATTTCTGCCGCTATCGCTGGGCTGCCTTTGAGCCAAGCGATTGAATTGCGCTCACTTGCGGCCGGCAATAAACCAAACAACAAGGTTGCGGCCGAACTGGCCAGGCAAATGCTGGTCTCGGGCGAACCAGAGTACAAGCCATTCGAATCCACAGTTGAGGCGCTGGCCGCATTTGCAAAACTAGAAATTATTTGCGCCGTTGCCGATGGTAAAGACCCAGCGCCGGCCCAAGAGCAAATCGATCGAGACTGCGGAATTGAAATTTTCGAAAGCCTGCAGGCAATTACCGAGCTCATCTTTGATCTTGAACATCGATTCGTGCGTGAAGTTGGTAAAAAGAACGTTGGGCTACCTGACATTAAGCGATTTGCAACTCACCTCAGAAAACCAAATGACTACGCTAAGCAGATTTACGAGCTAGCCCACCTGCTAAACCTAATTATGTTGGCCAATGGCCGTTGGCAACTTAGCAGTAAATCTCAAGACTGGCTGGCTTGGAATCAGAGTGAGCGTTTTATGCACTTGGCTAGAACTTGGCGAGAAATACTTGGCGATGGTTCTGCGAGAGAACTGCAGTCAGCCCTTGACAATAGCGGCGAGGTCATTTCACTCGAGGAAAAACTAAGTAGCACCTATCCGTTTGCTGACGGTTCAGTGAGCTCCAAGATCACCAAGCTCGCAAGCATTGCTGGCCTGATTGGCCTGGCTGCAAATGGCTGGATGAGTAGCTGGGCCATCAAAGTTTTGAAGTGCGATTACCAAGGTGCAAGCAAACTGGCCGCAGGCAGCTTGCCTCAACCCCAAGACAAAATAATTTGCCAAGCGGACCTGACCTTAATTGCGCCTGGTCCGTTGCAGACCGAAGTTGAAATTATGCTTCGTAGATTTGCTGATACCGAGCAAATCGGAATGGCTTCGACCTATCGACTTTCGGCACTGAGCATCAGCCACGGGCTTGAAACCGGACTAACCATTGCAGAAATTCGCGAGCTGCTACAAAGGCTCTCGGGAAATGCCATCCCCCAGCCAATCGAGTACTTACTTAACGAGGGCGAGCTCCGCTTTGGGCGGCTGAAGATTATCGGTGGTGAATCAAACGAACGGACCCTGCTGCAATCAAGCGATCCGGTACTGCTGGCCGAAATTTTGAATGACTCCAAACTAAAGCCATTTGCGCTCAGCCAACTTGAAGACGGCCAACTGGCTTCCCGGTTTGAACCCGAGGTGCTCTATTTTGGTCTGCGTGAAGTTGGCTTTGTAGCGATTCGAGTTGATGAATCCGGAAAAGTGATTTCACCTTTGTCGGCTACAAGGCAAGCACTAGCCACTGAGAAAACAAATTCGATTGCGGCGGATATTCTTCGATTGCGCGAGCAAGATGCCAAGCTTGGTGATGCGCCAGATGATGATGACCTGCAGCGTCAAATTCAGTTGGCTATCAAGAACAAGGCGCGAGCAAAATTTACCGTGACCTCAAGCAACGGCGAAATCGAATTTCTGCTTGAGCCAATCGGAATCGCGAACGGTCGTCTTCGCGCCAAAGATCGCAAGGCAGACATCGAGAGAACCCTGCCAATCACCAGCATCATCCGAGTGGTTCTTGACTGACCGGCTGACCGTTGGGCACCGCAGTCGGGATAGGCTTTAAGGATGACTAACGGCCCACTGATTGTGCAGAGTGATAAGACCGCCCTGCTTGAGGTCGATCACCCCGATGCTGGCGAGGCCCGCCACGACCTGGCAATTTTTGCCGAACTAGAGCGAGCTCCGGAACACATTCACACCTACCGAATTACCCGTCTAGGGCTATGGAACGCTCGTGCGGCCGGCCACGATTCTGAATTTGTGCTGGATGTTTTAGATAAGTATGCAAAGTTTGCGGTGCCAAGCGGTGTGCGCGCGGACATAGCCGAGACCATGAACCGCTACGGGCGACTATCGATTCGCAAGAGTCCAACCGGCGAATTAGAGCTCTACTCAACCGAACGCGCAATCTTGCTTGAGGCCAGCAAGCACCGCAAAATTGCCGAGCTGCTAGACGGGCCAATTTCAAACGAGGCTTTCCGGATTCAACCCTGGGCTCGCGGTCAGGTAAAACAGGAACTGCTGAAGCTGGGTTGGCCAGCTGAGGACTTCGCTGGCTACGCTGCCGGAACGCCACACGAAATCGCGCTGGGTCAAGGTGATTGGAAAATTCGTGACTACCAGACCAAGGCTGTTGAGAAATTCTGGGAGGGTGGCTCAGGAGTTGTGGTGCTCCCCTGTGGTGCCGGTAAAACCATCGTTGGTGCCGCCGCAATGGCAACCGCTAAAACCAACACATTAATTTTGGTGACCAACACTGTTTCGGCTCGTCAGTGGAAAGCAGAACTGCTCAAGCGCACAACTCTTACCGAAGATGAAATCGGTGAATACTCGGGTTCAATGAAAGAAGTGAAACCGGTAACCATCGCCACCTATCAAATTTTGACCACCAAGCGAAAAGCTGAATACGCTCACCTTGCGCTTTTGAATGCCAACGACTGGGGCCTCATCGTTTACGACGAGGTACACCTGCTTCCGGCACCTATTTTCAAAATGACTGCCGATTTGCAGGCACGTCGTCGATTGGGACTGACAGCAACACTGGTTCGCGAAGATGGCAAAGAGGGCGATGTCTTTTCATTGATTGGCCCAAAGCGATTTGATGCGCCTTGGAAAGAAATTGAAGCGCAGGGATACATCGCCCCTGCTGCGTGTTTTGAAGTTCGAATTGATTTACCAGATGAAGAACGCATGGAATACGCAATTTCAAGTCAAGAAGACCGATACCGAATCGCAGCAACATCAAAAACTAGAATTCCTGTAATTCAAAAACTTCTCAAAAAGCATGCCGGTGAGCCAACCTTGATCATTGGCCAGTACCTGGATCAAATTCACGAGGTGTCGGCGGCCATCAATGTTCCAGAGATCACCGGAGAAACCCCGGTTGATGAACGCGAGCGCCTATTCGAGCAATTCCGCAGCGGCGAAATTTCTACCCTCGTAGTCTCAAAGGTGGCCAATTTCTCGGTCGACCTGCCGGAGGCATCGGTGGCGATTCAAATCTCTGGCTCCTATGGCTCACGACAAGAAGAAGCGCAGCGCCTGGGCCGATTGCTGCGCCCAAAGGCAGACGGCCGCACCGCCAGCTTTTACACACTTATCTCGCGCGACACCGTGGATCAGGACTTTGCTCAGAACCGTCAGCGCTTCCTAGCCGAGCAGGGCTACAGCTACGAGATTCTGGACGCACACAGCCTGTAAAACCTTTCAGGTGACACACCAGAGCCTTACAGCGTTCTCTCAGCAAACTCTCTGAGACTAAAGCCATGGAAAACGTAAAGGTACTAATCGTCGATGACGAACCAAACATCCGCGATCTCCTATCAACCAGCCTTAGATTCGCTGGTTTCAGCGTTCACGCCGTTGCAAACGGCGCCGAT containing:
- a CDS encoding C40 family peptidase, which translates into the protein MAEKAKGRYRADVEINVFESFELRSRRSIREAEKARLSRAQRRRAKKLAKADAKFFAGQSAEVSNGSAYLVRAARKVPFYARRPFRNAVTMSIASGLFATFALPAYAYNPDVAAMSRFTTTDAQAIASAEDTQNLTVAAVNTVKFSRGQYDSADAEEIARQETLNNYRTYSGPTAADYILNPPYSSLDGATVMKVAAKYVGTPYVFGGATPAGFDCSGYVAFVFSQFGIALPHSVYAQKRMGIIIKPEDAMPGDLVMWNDSSHNGIYAGNGNLYHSPQPGDRVKLAPIFSSKVYFMRLGTN
- the serC gene encoding phosphoserine transaminase; this translates as MPEIKIPTEFLPVDGRFGCGPSKVRPAQLAAFAAEGAKLMGTSHRQAPVKNLVKRVQEGLMELFHNPAGYEIVLGNGGSTAFWDAAAFSMVEKKAQNLVHGEFGAKFANSLTNPWLEKPTVISGEPGSRLELKAEAGVDSYAYAQNETSTGVVTPVKRVAGADAGALMFTDATSAAGGIDFDAKETDVYYFAPQKNFASDGGLWFALMSPAAIERTERIAATNRYIPEFLSVKTAIDNSRLNQTLNTPAIATLFFLAEQIDWMIANGGLAWADQQTKAASDYLYSWADAASFATPFVSNPEHRSQVVVTIDFDEAIQATEISKVLRANGIVDVDSYRKLGRNQLRVATFTATDLEDVKKLTKAIDFVVGELA
- a CDS encoding cold-shock protein, with translation MPTGKVKFFDEDKGFGFIASDEGAEVFLHISALPAGTTSIKPGSRVEFSVVDGKRGAQAMSLRVLDAPVSLAARGRKPADEMAIIVEDLIRLLDHLGGGLKHGKYPESSNGKKIASLLRKLADELDA
- a CDS encoding helicase-associated domain-containing protein, whose translation is MSDESLANLITERMVNSSGLVDFFDLAEALTKPTSISAAIAGLPLSQAIELRSLAAGNKPNNKVAAELARQMLVSGEPEYKPFESTVEALAAFAKLEIICAVADGKDPAPAQEQIDRDCGIEIFESLQAITELIFDLEHRFVREVGKKNVGLPDIKRFATHLRKPNDYAKQIYELAHLLNLIMLANGRWQLSSKSQDWLAWNQSERFMHLARTWREILGDGSARELQSALDNSGEVISLEEKLSSTYPFADGSVSSKITKLASIAGLIGLAANGWMSSWAIKVLKCDYQGASKLAAGSLPQPQDKIICQADLTLIAPGPLQTEVEIMLRRFADTEQIGMASTYRLSALSISHGLETGLTIAEIRELLQRLSGNAIPQPIEYLLNEGELRFGRLKIIGGESNERTLLQSSDPVLLAEILNDSKLKPFALSQLEDGQLASRFEPEVLYFGLREVGFVAIRVDESGKVISPLSATRQALATEKTNSIAADILRLREQDAKLGDAPDDDDLQRQIQLAIKNKARAKFTVTSSNGEIEFLLEPIGIANGRLRAKDRKADIERTLPITSIIRVVLD
- a CDS encoding DNA repair helicase XPB, giving the protein MTNGPLIVQSDKTALLEVDHPDAGEARHDLAIFAELERAPEHIHTYRITRLGLWNARAAGHDSEFVLDVLDKYAKFAVPSGVRADIAETMNRYGRLSIRKSPTGELELYSTERAILLEASKHRKIAELLDGPISNEAFRIQPWARGQVKQELLKLGWPAEDFAGYAAGTPHEIALGQGDWKIRDYQTKAVEKFWEGGSGVVVLPCGAGKTIVGAAAMATAKTNTLILVTNTVSARQWKAELLKRTTLTEDEIGEYSGSMKEVKPVTIATYQILTTKRKAEYAHLALLNANDWGLIVYDEVHLLPAPIFKMTADLQARRRLGLTATLVREDGKEGDVFSLIGPKRFDAPWKEIEAQGYIAPAACFEVRIDLPDEERMEYAISSQEDRYRIAATSKTRIPVIQKLLKKHAGEPTLIIGQYLDQIHEVSAAINVPEITGETPVDERERLFEQFRSGEISTLVVSKVANFSVDLPEASVAIQISGSYGSRQEEAQRLGRLLRPKADGRTASFYTLISRDTVDQDFAQNRQRFLAEQGYSYEILDAHSL